A genomic region of Octopus sinensis linkage group LG2, ASM634580v1, whole genome shotgun sequence contains the following coding sequences:
- the LOC115230923 gene encoding haloacid dehalogenase-like hydrolase domain-containing protein 3: MSLYKLVTFDATNTLIRVMGSVGLQYGRVANQHGIYANTDEVNKAFKTAWKQMNKDYPNYGVNQGLTSQKWWTEVMKSSLLSVCDKKSTDPEVLSKVANDIYTFFASNRGWEVIPGSEEGLALLKDKGLKLGIVSNFDNRLPKILTDLGIANYFNFILCSSVEKVAKPDADIFKKALHLGNTKAEETIHVGDDLTNDYLGAKNAGLRPIFFQNNPDIPLPDEVSEDSVISNMQDIIKLL; encoded by the coding sequence ATGTCTTTGTATAAACTGGTAACGTTCGACGCTACAAATACATTGATTCGTGTGATGGGCAGTGTAGGATTACAATATGGCCGTGTTGCAAACCAACACGGCATATATGCCAATACAGATGAAGTTAACAAAGCATTCAAAACCGCATGGAAACAGATGAATAAAGATTATCCTAACTATGGCGTCAACCAGGGCCTAACTTCTCAGAAATGGTGGACCGAGGTTATGAAAAGTAGCTTACTGTCAGTGTGTGATAAGAAGAGTACTGATCCAGAGGTATTGTCTAAAGTTGCTAACGATATCTACACATTTTTTGCTTCGAACCGAGGATGGGAAGTGATTCCAGGTTCTGAAGAAGGTCTGGCACTCTTGAAAGATAAAGGTTTGAAACTTGGCATAGTTTCCAATTTTGACAATCGCCTTCCCAAAATTCTAACTGATCTTGGTATAGCaaattattttaactttattctTTGTTCTTCGGTAGAAAAAGTAGCTAAACCTGACGCTGACATTTTTAAAAAAGCTTTACATCTTGGTAACACGAAAGCTGAGGAAACCATTCATGTAGGTGACGATCTTACAAACGACTACCTAGGGGCTAAAAATGCTGGGCTCAGACCAATCTTTTTCCAGAACAATCCAGACATTCCACTACCTGATGAGGTTTCTGAAGATTCAGTCATTTCTAATATGCAAGATATCATTAAATTGCTGTAA